One Marmota flaviventris isolate mMarFla1 chromosome 17, mMarFla1.hap1, whole genome shotgun sequence genomic window, GGAGGGCgttgggaggtggggagagtCCAGCAAGGAAAAGCAAACTGGGTGAAGGTAAGATGTTCAGGAAAGTCAAGGCAAGAGAAAACTCGCATCCCAGAATCCTAACCCGTGGTGGAGCTTGATCCCAGGGTCACCCAGAGGGTGCTTCACCACGCCACAGCTGATCTGGAGTTGTGAGGAACGAAAGGTGGAAGGTGACCTGGGATTCGTACCCCTCTTGAGCAGCGTTCAGCAGGAGTCCCAGCCTGGCCTGCAGAAACTCCACTCCTGTTCATTTTCTAGCCATCAGGCTGCCCAATGACATAAGTTAAAAGATCACAGTAAAATCTAAGGACTTCAGCAGGTGCAGGGTGGCACCACACAGCCCTACTCCCCAGGCTTCCAAGGACAGGTGCAAATATGGTGCTTCCGTGACCCAAAGACAAGCCAGGCTCCTTGTCCCTGCATTCCTCAAGTGCCTCCCCCCCAGGCCAGGGGTGTTAAAGGCACAGAACTAAACCCACACCTCCCTGCCTAATTTCCCGGCAGGAAGGCTGGCTGAGGCAGCCCTGTCCCTGGGCTGAGTCCAATCAAATCCTGACTGGGTTTTCCTTCAGGTGACTCAATGCCAACTTGACTCTTCAGTTATcagtggtgtttttattttttaaaaaatctcaactAATTTCAAAGAACAGGCCATGAAGTGTGTGGATGATTGACAGGAAGCTCAGAGCAGCTACACCCTACAGCCGGCCAAGGCTCACCCCGCACGTCTCTCACACCAAGGGCTTTGCCTGCCAGTGGGGAGGCCTCAGGATGCTTAGGGAGGAGCCCCTGGAGGAACAGAGACCATGGTAGAATGCAGGTGTCATGGAGGCCGAGTGGGACCAGCACTGCTTGACTAGGCACAGCAGTGCCAGTCACAGAGCCTCAGCAGGCCACAGGTGAGACCCTCTTCCTCTTGAGGACAGCCAGAGCCCACAGCTGCAGAGTCCTAGAGGTCCTGAGAAAGCAGGGAGAATGCAGGGAGGGGACAAAGCCGCAGACAAGGCGGTCCTTCAGGCTTTCACAGCGCTTGCTAAGGGGCTCAGACAAATACCTGGGAAGAAACAAGTGTGACCTCACACTCACCAGGGACGCGGCTAGACACTAGCTGGCCTCCTCCAGAGCCCCAGACAACTGTTTAATTTGCCGGCTGTGAACCACCTGCAGTGCGCCCCCTGCTGCCTGGCGGAGCTGGGTATCCAGGGCACTGCGAAGATCGTTCACCTGGACATCAGGGAGGGGGTTAAAGCTGATGATGATCCCATCCTTTGGGGCTGGCTCCCCCTCTGGATGAGGGGCAAGATCCCGTCGCCTCCTCCGAAGGTCAGAGCCAGCTTGCAGCTTCAGGTCTCGGTTGGGTTTGGGGTTGTCTGGCCTCTCAGCCCCAGGAGCAACTATCCTGGGGCTAGGCGCAGGGTCTGGCCTCTGCCTGGGCTCCTGGTTGGCAGTATCTTCCCCGGCTCTTGGCTGCTTTTGAGGAGCAGGTACATGGTCCCCACCAGGGGGCTCCTTTTTTGCCTCCACGTGACCACCTTGGCCCCCCTCAGAGATGGGCTGGGGTTCCTTCTGACCTAGCATGGCTTGGGGCTGAGGGTCCACTCCTGCTGGCCTGCCAGGTGGGTCCACGGCAGGTCCCAGGTCTCGGCTCAACTGCCTGGACTTCATATGAGGGTCCCCAGCCTCTACAACTGCCCCTACCATGGGCTGGTCAGCCTCCTTCTGTGTGTTGGCCCCAGTGGCTGCTGCTTCCTGtccagtttttttcctttcttgggaACCTCCGCCAAAGGTGTCCTGGCTTTGCCTGAAGACCTCCCCAGCAAGATGCTCTTCTGGGCTCCCAGGGGCCCCGGGAGGGTGTGGCTTGAGCGCTGGTTCCAAGTCTTGGGCCACCTTAGGCTCTTTCACAGCCTGGGCCACCTCGGGCACGGCACCTTTCTGTTCCTCTCTCGGCTTGGCCTGGGCTCCCGGCGGCTCTATGTCAGATCCTCCACCAGGAGGACCAGCTGGGTCTCTGCCTGCTGCCCCCTCGGGTTTCTCTGGGGAGTGCTGGCCCAGTTCCCGGGGTGGAGCTCGGCGATCCCCTGGAGCTCCAAGTGCAGGTTTCAACGGCTGTGGAGGGGCATTTTCCATCTTCCCAGCAGGCCCATCTCGGGCCTCCTTATCCTGACCTTTGGGCACACCCACTCCAGGCTCTGGCTGCATGTCTTCTGCAAGTAAAGCTGATGTTAGTTTGGGCCACAGAAACGAATACAAGCTGCTAATGCAAGGACTAAAAAGAACAGACTTCGAGAAGTTAAGaattacaaatcaaaattaaactCGCCCTCTAGACGTCAGGCCAGCAAGCCTCAGGTCCAGCCCCAGATGCCTAATGCCCTCCCCCTGCCAGGGCCAGCCTACCAGGCCTGGACTTGtcctcatcctcctgcctctgctggtGGATCTCCTTGTGCTGCTCCTCGATCACGGCCAGCAGCTTCTCCTGCTGGTCCAGCAGGCGCTTCTGCTGCACCTGCTGCTCTTTGATCACCTGCAGCAGGACAGCGTGGTCCAGCATCTCTGCCCTGCCGGCTTCTGGTGGggacacacacagcacacactcAGGACTCTGGGCTGCCAGACACCTGGTGGGCTGCCAGCATGACGCACCTCAAGGCCCAGGGCTGCAGCGGAGGGCCACGCCACCTTCACCTCAGCCGCACGAGTGCAGTGAGGGTTCCGCCAGTGAGAGTTCCAAGGAGGCCTAGAAACCCGCCCACCACTAGCTGGGTGCCAGCTCCCGCCCGCAGCCACACCCTGGTGGCCAGGGCCATCCAACCAGTTAGCCCCCCACTGCTGTGGTTCAGACAACTGCAGAGCCCAGCTCCCTGCCTGGTACTTGCTGAAAAAAATGCGCCCAGAGAAAAACCAAATAAGTCTGGGAATGTGCCAGAAGATCAGCAGTTATCTGGGGTGGGTGGTTTCCCCATTGTTCACACTGTTGTTCTAAGCCAGtcacttaagaaaataaaagtgacaaaccagttttttaaaaaggatattggtggggctggggatgtggctcaagcggtagtacgcttgcctgccatgcgtggggcgctgggttcgatcctcagcaccacatacaaataaaaaataaagaggttgtgtccaccgaaaactaaaaaataaatgttaaaaaaaaaaaaaaaaagaatattggtaCTTTAAGAAAGTTTCCTCCAAGGTGAGAATAAACACAGTTCTCCTTTAAGAAGAGCATGGGGGCCAGACCCAGTGAGGCATAGGCCAGTGGCCAGCACACAGCTGTCCTGGACACCCAGCAGCCCTGGCATGTAGGGGAGCACATACCCACGGAGGGAAGTGGCCAGCCATGGGATAGCACagacgggaggggagggaggcTCCAAACGTCCACTTGCACCTGCGCCCTGTTCGTATGCAGAGCCAGGCATCACCAGCAACCACCACCCATGGGGTCAGCAGGGAGCTGGCTTTTTTCTGCAAACCCTTCAGCACAGGGTCAGTTGTGGGCAGCAGGCACCTGTGGCTTGTGAAATTTTCACAAGTACTAAAATTGAGAATCTCTGAAAGATGACGGGTTAGGGCTGCCAGGGGAATGGCTCACATTAGATGGAAGAATGCCCAGCAAGGGCCGTGTGCCTCACAGACTGGCGGCAGGCCATCCTCCCCAAGAGTGACATGGTGACCGGCTGCGGCAGTTCAGGGCAGCATCCTGCCAGGGGCACTGAGGGTTCCCCGGACACAGCCCTGAACTTTGCCCTGATCTCCTGTGGGCCAGTGGCAAGGATGCCGAGGCTGAGGACGAGGGGCAGCCCCTACTCCCTGCCCGGTCCCAGACACTTGCCCAGAGGGAAAGGCCATGTAATACAGAGTGGCGCCCACATACCTCCCTTCAGGGAGCTGTCCCCATGGGTTACAGACCAGCTACCTCAGCCACAGGTCTCACGTCACCCTGGCTGTCTCAAGTCATGATGGTCACATGAGGTCCCACGTCTGCTGACACCCTCCTGCTGCTGGGGTGGGGTTCCAAGagtgcagcccccccccccccgtgcctggAGGACCTGCAGGACCAGCCCTGGACTCTGCTGAGAGGGACAGGGCAAGGAGGAAAGAGGCCCTTGATGCTGCAGGAAGTCCCACGGGACACAAGTCAGACACTGGAGGGGTAGGACCACCTAGCCAGAGCCCACCAAAACCAATGGACCAGGCAGAGGGCTGTGGCTGCCCACATGTGGAGCCCCGTGTGGAATGCGTGACACACCCATCTCTAACGGGCGGGCCGTCCTCTCACAGAAGCCATTCAGTGGTCCTCTGAGGACAGCACAGCCACAGCAGGAGAGTCTCTGAGAACGCTGGGTGTTGGGCCCAGCTGGGTGGGCTCCCCAGCCGACGCCACCCGCACGAGGCCCTCCGCGAGCGCACTGCATCCCAACACACTCCTTCAGGTCCTACCTGctactatctttttaatttcaGCTGTTCGTCCCGTTGAGAGGCATACAGAAGAAAGGCAGAATAGGAAACTGTGAAAAGTctcttttcagaaagaaaaaaaccaaagcaTCAGATAGGTTTACATGACAGAGCATAGGAACTGGAACCAACGAGCACAGCCAGACCAGCAGAGAGGCAAGAGCCACAGCAAAGGAGAGCTTCTGAGCAACTGCACACCTGCAGAAACCCACCATGCGCCCAGCGCTGCCTTCCAGGACTTCTGCCACAGTGCCTGCTGGCACCCAGCAGAGCGCAAAGCCACTCTCTCCCCCACCCTGAGGGTGGCCCTGGAGCACGAGGCAGCACCATGTCCAGAGCAGCTGAGGCTGGTGCCAGGCTGGCCCAGGAGAGCTGAGCAACCTGCTGCCTGCCGTCCCCAAGGACAGTGGGGCCAACCTCCCAGCTGTGTCCTGAGGGAATGGTGACGTGAGTTGGCCGGCCTAGGAGGCAACATGGCACAGAAGCCTGTCCGTCACCAAAGTCAGCAAGAGGGGCCATCACTAGCAGGCCACTAGGGGgccaccacctcctcctctgcCAGGGAGCACTTAGGATGAGGTAGGTAGGGTTCAAAGCCAGGAAAGGCATGGCCAAGCTTTAGGGGGCAGGGGACAGTCCTTTACAGCACGAGATGGGCAGGAAGGGACCCTGCGAGGACCACAGGGTCACAACCCCACAAGGTGGCCCCAGGCAAAGCACAGCCTTAAAGCGAGTCTTCACACCTGGGTATGCTAACACCCACCCTGGATGGCTCCAACCCTGAGTGCTGGAAGCAGCGACCTGCCTGCTTTAAGGTAAAATAAAAGGGCAATTTCGAGCCACAAGGCACCACGGCAGGTTCTTTTTGAAGGGGAGAAGGGAGATAAAAAAGCACTTCTTCATAGAAGGGCCAGGAGAAAGCCCCAAGGGGGAGACAGAAGAGGGCTGCAGAGGGCACTTCCTTAGAGAAATGGAGGTGAGCAGAAGCTGGGACCTGATGGGCTCCGGGGACCACCCCAGCCTCTCCCCAACCTTACCCTGGGGAACTGGGGGGACTGATGCTCAGGCCTTACCCTCCAGCTTGCTGCCCGCTTGGTCTCCGCCTGGGCGTTCTGCATCCCTCTGCTCACGAGGCTCTGGCTGCAGGCCGGCCCCAGGAGCTGGCCTCTGCGCTGGGAGGGGCGCCTTCCCACCTGCACATACAGGAGGCTCAGGTTTTGCAaaatgctgggggtgggggacaaagGAGGCAGCAGATGTTTCCTAAAACGATTCCCCGACGTAGCCCCCCCAGCCTGTCAGCAGTTTATATTCAACCTGATGATTACCAGggaagtaataaaaaaatatttaacaatctCATAGGCTTGTGGCAGTGAGCCAATGTTAACTACCTTTGCCAATTAAAATGCAAGCCGCGTCCTAACTAGCTCTTAGACGGGCACTTAACAATGTGTTACCTGTCAAGCGCTCCCGAGCCGTCCCCAGTGTGCACCCAGACACACCAGAACAGCGTGGCACCTGACATTTAGTGGTCTGCAAACAACTGTGTGACAGACACTATAGTAGCTGTCAAGCCACCAGATTCTTCCTTCCCCACCAGCTGCTGAAGGGGCTGCTACATTCACATGCTGATCTTGTGAAATGAGAGAGAGTAATCAGTCCCTCCTGCCCATTCCCAAGCCCACCCCGCGGGAGCTCCCCAAGGTAAGCTGGCTGACACCCACCAGGGCCACTCTCTGCAGGCTTCTCCGTGTGCCCCACAGCACCTTGTGCAGGCTCCCCTCCAACTGCGGCCAGGACCTTCTGATCTGCAGAGATCACAGCCTGGGGCCCTGGGTGCAGATCTCTGTTGCCTGGCCCATACTCGTCCTTCCCAGGCTGGACATCTGGTTGGTTGTTTCCTTCTGGAAGCTTCTGGAGACTTTCGGGAAGACCACCTACTTCCTCCAGGACCTGGGCCTGTTCAGGtcttctccctgcctctcccctctcaggctccctcctctctctctctgattcagGGAGAGGCAGCGCCATCTGCCCCTTGCCCTCAGGAGCCCCTCCATCCGTGCGTCTGGAAGGCAACTTGCTCTCTCCTGGCCCTTCTCGGTCTTGACCTTCATCCACCACCACCTTGTCATGAGGCACAGGAGGCTCATGGCGGTGGGCCTCACCCATGGGGACAGCAATGCCTGAAAGGACAGGGAGGTTGGGGGGTCAGGCTGAGCAAGCGGTACCCACTTTCACTTCCCAGGGAACCTGAACTGGCTCCAGTTCTCATCAGGGTGAAGCACCCAACAGCACCGCCCCCCTGCTAGCCCACCGCATCAGCCAAGGTCTGACCCCACTCTGGAAAGCCACGAGGGAAGCAGTGGCAAGCAGAGAACGGAGAGACCGAGAGTGCTGGACGCAGGACCTAAGGCTGGGCCCAGGGAAGATGCGCAGTCTTCAGTGTCCCTCCACGAGGACTGGGGTCCCTCTCTGTTCCCAGTGGCCAGTGCCACCCACCTTGACCAGGGCGATCAAGTTGTGCGGCCTCTTGCTTCTCCTTGGCGTCTTCCTCTCCAGGCACATTCACGGGGCCTTTAATCTGGGCCTGCTCCAGGTCCTCCTTCTCCTCGGGCAGCTTTGGCTTCTCCCGGCCATCCTCGGCCATGTTCACCGGGGGATCCTGGACTGTAAACACAGCATAGCAAGCTGAACCACCCTCCACCCAGCTGCCTGTCAATCAGCACAGGGAGCAGGTGGCTCTCTGGGATCATGACCACATTTCCCAGTCGAGTGCCAGAGCCTCAGCAGCCATTTTTCCCAGCTCAATCATTAACAGCTAAATAGCAAAGAAAACTGTCATTTTTCATGTGTATTCATaacaaaaatatgtcaaaatgcaatTTACACCTAATGGCACAGACCACTCCATGTAATGCTCGGCCATGACCACCAGGTGGCAGCATGAACCCATGGATGGGCTGTCTACAGAGGGCCCCCTTTGCAGGATGACCTGCCCAAACTCCCCTACCCTTCCTCTAAGGGAAACATTAGGAGTGCTAACCTGCAATCCTGTGAACATCTTCCTGCTGGTGGGGGAAACTCACTTCAAAAGGACAACAGCACAAGGAAAGCTCTTTATTGTCCTAGTGCTGCATCCCACTGCAAGCCACAGTGCAGGGGCCAGCAGGCCACAGAGAGGGGTCCAACAGGGCCCAGGAGGAACCACGTCCAGCTAAAATGGCCACTTTCTATGTTTTAGGCGAGTATGGCAGAATCCAAAGAACCAATTAGGGGAAAACAACTCTGGAAATCAGAACCCCTTCCTCCcagaggcccagggccacctctgtGCCCCATCCCCGACCAGAATTGTCAGGAAAGGGAAGTAAATGTGCGCCATGGGCCCTGGGTGCTGTGCTGTGGCCCTGGGACCCATGAGATGCCGTGCGGAGAGGATTTGTCCATGGGCCCATCGGAGGGGAAAATGAGGAGCCGCCTCAGCTCCACATCAGCCTCACGTGGCAGCCGACTGACACTTAGTCAAGGGAAGCAGAACTGGACACACATGAGCCAGGTGTAAAGGTACCGTCCATTTGGGGCTCAAGAGTCCTTAACAAACTGGAGGCTGGCACCTCCTGTGCTGGAATGCCTCACAGAAAGCTCTACAGCGCCACCGGGTGACAAACTCAGGCAGGTGACAAGGCACCAGTCCCCAGCACACAATTAGCCCCCTGGCAGAAGCCCTGTGCATGAACAGGAAGAACCACAGGTCAAGGGGagcttccagggctggggctgtagcagtgcaaagcgcttgccttgcgCGTGGAAggtactgtgttcaatcctcagcaccacattaaaaaaaaacaaaggcatgctgttcatctacaagaaaaattcaaaaaaggggcTTCCAGCAGAGTGCAGAGTTGACaaagggctgggaggagggacaGTGAAACAAAGAGAAGCCCACTCTCCCCAGAACAGGTGCCCCTGAGCAGCGGCTTTCTAGCAGGAGACAAACCTGTTTGTCCTCAGGCTGAGCAGACAGTCAGCTTGGTCACTGACTGGGGCTCTGGGAGGAGCTTCACAGGGCTGGAGCGTTCTGCCTCTGGGCACCACCACTGTGTCTTGTGGTCAGTACAGATGGAAAGTATCCCCTCTGTAATGCGGCGGCTGTCCCTGCAGCCCAAGGACGAGCTCCCACCAGAGCCACATTGGAGACTCGGGACCCAAGGCCTCTGCATGGAGCGGGGACAGGCTCCACCAGCTCTGGTCAGAGCCAGCCTGCCCCGCTGCTGCCCTCCTTGCTGTGGCTGTGCTAACCTGCTACCCAGGAAGGGCTGTTTAAAACCCCgccttctggggctggggctggggctcagcggtagagcgctcgcctagcatgtgcgaggccctgggttcgatcctcagcaccacatgaaaataaataaataaaaatgaaagtattgtgtccaactacaactaaaaaaaatgaatattaaaaaaactctgggatagggatgtggctcaagcggtagcgtgctcgcctggcgtgcgcagggtgctgggttcgatcctcaacaccacattaaaataaaataaagatattgtgtccacctaaaactaaaaaataaaaataaataaaaaaaaaaacccgccTCTGGATGTGGCTGCTACGTGAGCCGCAGGGTCAGAGGGCTGACTCCTGATGCTCAGAGGCCTAGGCTGGTGCCCAGGGCCAGCAGTGCAAAGTTGGGGTGCCAGCAAGGAGAGGGATGCTGGACCCTCACGCTTTTCTTTACAAGCAGGGTGTCTGCCAGGTGACCAATGGGAAGGGTCAATCTTCAGAGGCAGCAAGGTGGCCCAGGTCACACACGTGTGGTCAGGAGCTGACACTGCGTTACATCACCAGTCCTTCTTGTTTTTTAggttgagataggatctcactaagttgctcaggctggtcttgaacttgtgacccgCCGCTCCaaactcccaagtagctgggattagaggtatagTCTGATCCAGCTGGGTCAGAACAAGGACTTTTAGAACCTGCTCAGCGGGGACAAGGAAGCACTACCCGGttaaggagagagcagaggaacACGTGACAGCAGGTCTCGCCCTCGGTGTCCTGATGCTCTGTCAAAGGTGCTCAGAGGCTCTCCCACCCCCAGGGTGTGGGCAGCAGTGAGGTTATGGAAGACCATCAGGAACAAACAATGATGGAGTGAGAGAGATCCCACCAGCTGAAGGCACAGATGTGTGGCCCACTCAAGCCGAGGTCGCCTCTGCATCAGCACCCACAGGTAGGCAGCTGTGGCTGCAAGCAGGCTGAAGTGCAGGCCCACCTCCTCTTCCCACAAGGCCACACAGCCTCCccactgctggggagaggggacagGCACAGGCACCAGGGTGTGGGCCAAGACTATGGCCAGTATGCATGAGCGGGGGGCGGGGAAGGTGAGAGGGAAGCTAGATGAGCACATGGCCGGGTTCAAGGAAGAGCTGCAACACTCCAGGACCCCTACACACCCCAGACCCAGAGGGCTTCCAGACAGGCAAATGGCCTAATCAGCTTTTCTTAATTGTCTCCATGAGCCttttcagggacacagccatgcTTGCCAAGGGCCTTTGTGAGGCCTGGGCTGCACCTGCCAGTCCCACGTGTCCCATGTGAAGGCAGGACTGAGTCCATGGAAGGGCTCTCAGCAGAGGAGGCAGGTTCCATCTGTGGTCTCCTCAACATCAGAAGGCCAGACGCTCTGTTCATGCTGATGGTGCAGCTCATGGGCACAGGCTGGTGAAGTTTCCAGGCCCCCAGCTACGCCCCAGGAGGCAGCCCTTTGGTACAGGGGTGACTGGCAGCTAGAAGACAGGGGAGTTGCGGGCATGAGGCTCTGAGGGGCCATGCATTAGTCTCAGGGAAGAAATGAAGACCAGAAGGGGTGGTGGAGGGCCTCAAGTGAGCATGCGGCATGCAATGACAAGATGCAGACACTGTCCCCAACCAGAGACAACACAGCTCCACGGGACAGGAGCCCAGCGCTGATCAACCAAGAAGCTCATCACCAGGCAGGCCTGCACTGAACTGGGAAAGGCATGGCATCAAGTTCCCCCAGGGACCCTGCAGACCAGAATTCAGCTCTGGTCGCCAGGACCCCCCATCACTAGATCCCCTCGGCATCAGCACCTGCTTTATACCCAACAGCTCAGATAGCTTCAGACTGGCCTTTCCCAGCAGGGACTGAGTCCAGGCTACCCACGGGGGTGGGCACGCACCAGCCACCTCCTCTAGCGCACCTCCTCCCAGTCTAGTCGTCACCACTGAGGCAAGGCGGTGCACAGCAACCTGTGGCTGCTTAACACGACGCTTGGCTTCTCTGGGCCCAGCCTGCCCTCCCTCGGCACCTGCCTGGCAGGCCGTGTCTGCTTCTCAGCCTCTTGACTGCAAGGAACTGGGACGGAAGAACCTTCTCACCTGCTTCTGCCAACCAAGGAAGACAGAAGAAAGCTCCTGAAGCTGTTCCTTGCATAGGGCTGTCCAGAGCAGAGGGCCAGGGGAGCTCCCAGGACAGTTTTACAAGGTGACAATGCTGGGGAAGGGCTACGGAAGCCCAGGAACGGTATCCCAGAATGCAGGAATGGCCCATCTTGGGCTTGTGCTGAGGCTACACCTCCAAGTGCCTGGGCAGGCCAGTGGGCATGCCAGGTTGCTGGGGTCCCTTCAACGGACCTGTGTCTTCTGTCCACTAAGGACAGGCATCCTCATGGTGACCTGGAATCCACCAACACGGAGAGCACTGCTCCCCCAGCACGGCCTCCTCAGAGCTGCAGGCTGGACAGAAACCTGGTGTATGGACCCAAGTCTCTTGACTGACCGCCCACAGATGCACCTTGGTGTGGCACCTGGCCTCAGGGACGGAAGCCCCAGAATGAAGGCCAGCACAGGGAACACCCACCTGCTAGCACCCCCAATGCCACCTGGTGCTGCTGGGCAGGCATGGAGCTGGATGGGGTCTGCCAGCCTGTGGGCCCTCCCTGCgttacccctcccacctgtgtctGGGAAAGCCTGGGGGTCAGAGCCTGGCCCAGACACACTTCTGGGTACTCCACGTGCCACAATAAAACACCCCTGCACCCCCACGTGATGTGGCCACAGATGGGGCTGAGAGCACCACCAGGACTCTGCGGGGACCTGCAGCTGGTGGGCAGTGTGGGATGCAGTGCTAGCGATGACTGATAAGCAATAAGTAACAGGAAACAAAGCTGAGACACAACTGCTCACTCTACTGAGGAAACACTGGCTCAAAGTTTACAtcctcaaaataaatgaacaaacacgAGCACCCCCACGGATTTACACACCTGCCAGCACACCCAGGAGCCAGGTGCTGGGTCTCAGCCTGTCCCAGGCTGGCGCTGCACCACCCAGTGCCCCCGCACACCGGCCAGCCTCTGTGGAAGGAGGCCTTCACAGGCCAGGTCTGTGAGTCCCAGACAGCAGCCCTCTGCCAGGTCTATCACCCACTGGATGGAGGCTGCTGATGGAGACGTAAAACACTCCGAGCAGAGCTGAGAGGCAGCCCGTGACCCTGAGACGATGCAGTGGCCACTGATCCCGAGAAGGCtcagtgggctggggctgggacctGGACGCATACCTGAGAGCCGGGCCACCTCCGCCTTCTTAGCTCCCTCGACCTCCCCATGTCGGCTACCAGGAGCTTCCTTTGCCAAGTCCACAGGGGCCTCCTCGCTCACGGACAGGGTGGTGAGTGTGCTGACCACCAGGACGCCCAGGCCGACCCACAGCACCACCTGGATGAAAAACCCCAAGACAGGAGGCGTCACGGCAGTCCCCACACACTGCTGTGAAAACTTCCTCTTGCAGTGGAAGCCAGGGATGGAgcgagggaggaaggagggaggacagTGGTATGAAGCAGCCCGCTGGGAGGGCAGCACAGGTAGGCACGGGTCCTGACAGTGACACCCAGGGGAGACAGCCTGCCTCCCGCAAGCCAGATGACATGAGGGGCTGTGACGGGACACTGACAAGCCACGACTCCCCCGTCAACCCAGGTGGTCTGGGTGGCCATGGGTCCTGTCAGCTGGGTCATGAGTCAGGCCTGTGGAGCTGCCTCGGCAGGGCGGAAGGGCTGGGGCATGGGGGTGGAGTGGGAACACTTTGGAGAGCTGCAGGCAGGAGAGGAGCCTCGGGAAAGCAGGGGTGCTATATGTGCGATGGAGGCAGAGACCCAAGCCTTGATCCAGCCTCCTGGGGAGGGCAGTCTCCTGACCACCATGGAACAGGAGCGAGGATCTCAGGACACCTGCCCACGCCAGGTGTCTCTTAAACCTACCATCCTCAAGGTACACACTCCTGCACAACCCCCACAGAGTGGGCCCTGTACCAAGGATGCAGGCCACACAGGTATGGACACACTGTCCCCCAACATCACCCACATCTGATGCCCAACAGTAGGCTCAACATGCCCAGAGCTGGCAAGGTGGGAAACCCTGCCAGGCCAGACTCGGAAAGACAGCACCTCCTTTCTCAGTTGTGTGGTGGTACCCATCAGTGTCCCCATGAGCTGCATTCAAGTGGCCCTGCCTCCTCCTGAAGGACCCACGGTTGACTCTAAGGCCTTCAGTCCCACCAACTCGTCCTCACCCAATTCCAACTCCTGTTGCAAAACGGGCACCTGCTGGGCCAGCTCTCCGCCTGCACACCTGTGCCACCTCAGCAGTGGGTGCTGCTACTGCTGacctgcctcagccctccaggGGCAGAAACTCCTGCTATGATGGTTCTGCAACAGAGGCCAGAGAGTG contains:
- the Slc38a10 gene encoding solute carrier family 38 member 10 isoform X1; amino-acid sequence: MTAAAASNWGLVTNVVNSIVGVSVLTMPFCFKQCGIVLGALLLVFCSWMTHQSCMFLVKSASLSKRRTYAGLAFHAYGKAGKMLVETSMIGLMLGTCIAFYVVIGDLGSNFFARLFGFQVTGTFRVFLLFVVSLCIVLPLSLQRNMMASIQSFSAMALIFYTVFMFVIVLSSLKHGLFGGQWLQRVSYVRWEGVFRCIPIFGMSFACQSQVLPTYDSLDEPSVKTMSSIFASSLNVVTTFYVMVGFFGYVSFTEATAGNVLMHFPSNLVTEMIRVGFVMSVAVGFPMMILPCRQALNTLLFEQQQKDGTFAAGGYMPPLRFKALTLSVVFGTMVGGIMIPNVETILGLTGATMGSLICFICPALIYKKAHKNALSSQVVLWVGLGVLVVSTLTTLSVSEEAPVDLAKEAPGSRHGEVEGAKKAEVARLSVQDPPVNMAEDGREKPKLPEEKEDLEQAQIKGPVNVPGEEDAKEKQEAAQLDRPGQGIAVPMGEAHRHEPPVPHDKVVVDEGQDREGPGESKLPSRRTDGGAPEGKGQMALPLPESERERREPERGEAGRRPEQAQVLEEVGGLPESLQKLPEGNNQPDVQPGKDEYGPGNRDLHPGPQAVISADQKVLAAVGGEPAQGAVGHTEKPAESGPGGKAPLPAQRPAPGAGLQPEPREQRDAERPGGDQAGSKLEEAGRAEMLDHAVLLQVIKEQQVQQKRLLDQQEKLLAVIEEQHKEIHQQRQEDEDKSRPEDMQPEPGVGVPKGQDKEARDGPAGKMENAPPQPLKPALGAPGDRRAPPRELGQHSPEKPEGAAGRDPAGPPGGGSDIEPPGAQAKPREEQKGAVPEVAQAVKEPKVAQDLEPALKPHPPGAPGSPEEHLAGEVFRQSQDTFGGGSQERKKTGQEAAATGANTQKEADQPMVGAVVEAGDPHMKSRQLSRDLGPAVDPPGRPAGVDPQPQAMLGQKEPQPISEGGQGGHVEAKKEPPGGDHVPAPQKQPRAGEDTANQEPRQRPDPAPSPRIVAPGAERPDNPKPNRDLKLQAGSDLRRRRRDLAPHPEGEPAPKDGIIISFNPLPDVQVNDLRSALDTQLRQAAGGALQVVHSRQIKQLSGALEEAS
- the Slc38a10 gene encoding solute carrier family 38 member 10 isoform X2, with the translated sequence MTAAAASNWGLVTNVVNSIVGVSVLTMPFCFKQCGIVLGALLLVFCSWMTHQSCMFLVKSASLSKRRTYAGLAFHAYGKAGKMLVETSMIGLMLGTCIAFYVVIGDLGSNFFARLFGFQVTGTFRVFLLFVVSLCIVLPLSLQRNMMASIQSFSAMALIFYTVFMFVIVLSSLKHGLFGGQWLQRVSYVRWEGVFRCIPIFGMSFACQSQVLPTYDSLDEPSVKTMSSIFASSLNVVTTFYVMVGFFGYVSFTEATAGNVLMHFPSNLVTEMIRVGFVMSVAVGFPMMILPCRQALNTLLFEQQQKDGTFAAGGYMPPLRFKALTLSVVFGTMVGGIMIPNVETILGLTGATMGSLICFICPALIYKKAHKNALSSQVVLWVGLGVLVVSTLTTLSVSEEAPVDLAKEAPGSRHGEVEGAKKAEVARLSVQDPPVNMAEDGREKPKLPEEKEDLEQAQIKGPVNVPGEEDAKEKQEAAQLDRPGQGIAVPMGEAHRHEPPVPHDKVVVDEGQDREGPGESKLPSRRTDGGAPEGKGQMALPLPESERERREPERGEAGRRPEQAQVLEEVGGLPESLQKLPEGNNQPDVQPGKDEYGPGNRDLHPGPQAVISADQKVLAAVGGEPAQGAVGHTEKPAESGPGGKAPLPAQRPAPGAGLQPEPREQRDAERPGGDQAGSKLEEAGRAEMLDHAVLLQVIKEQQVQQKRLLDQQEKLLAVIEEQHKEIHQQRQEDEDKSRPDMQPEPGVGVPKGQDKEARDGPAGKMENAPPQPLKPALGAPGDRRAPPRELGQHSPEKPEGAAGRDPAGPPGGGSDIEPPGAQAKPREEQKGAVPEVAQAVKEPKVAQDLEPALKPHPPGAPGSPEEHLAGEVFRQSQDTFGGGSQERKKTGQEAAATGANTQKEADQPMVGAVVEAGDPHMKSRQLSRDLGPAVDPPGRPAGVDPQPQAMLGQKEPQPISEGGQGGHVEAKKEPPGGDHVPAPQKQPRAGEDTANQEPRQRPDPAPSPRIVAPGAERPDNPKPNRDLKLQAGSDLRRRRRDLAPHPEGEPAPKDGIIISFNPLPDVQVNDLRSALDTQLRQAAGGALQVVHSRQIKQLSGALEEAS